In Alistipes ihumii AP11, a genomic segment contains:
- a CDS encoding gamma-glutamyl-gamma-aminobutyrate hydrolase family protein: MKKIVLLFCLSVACCSWSLSGARPPLIGVSESCDEGRVRVTRTYVDAVQAAGGIPVVIPLMRDTACLSRLFERLDGLVLIGGGDVDPARFDAEPSAALGHVDTVRDAYDFALLDLALRRDIPVLGICRGEQLINVAFGGTLYQDLPSEYADRSVSHSQSLPSSKATHAVAVAEESLVRRITGSDTLWTNSFHHQAVRDVAPGFRATACTRDGVVEAIEPLDPRIRVLGVQFHPEAHTAAGDTTMRKFFVHLVREAAREMSGSPAGRKR, from the coding sequence ATGAAAAAGATAGTCTTATTGTTTTGCTTGTCTGTCGCTTGCTGTTCGTGGAGCCTTTCGGGGGCTCGCCCGCCGTTGATCGGCGTGTCGGAGTCTTGCGACGAAGGCCGGGTTCGCGTTACGAGGACTTACGTCGATGCCGTGCAGGCGGCCGGAGGAATCCCCGTCGTCATTCCGCTGATGAGGGATACGGCCTGCCTGAGCCGTTTGTTTGAACGGCTCGACGGTTTGGTGCTGATCGGAGGAGGCGACGTCGATCCGGCCCGTTTCGATGCGGAGCCCTCCGCTGCGCTGGGGCATGTCGACACGGTTCGCGACGCATACGATTTCGCGTTGCTTGACCTTGCTCTGCGTCGGGATATTCCCGTGCTGGGCATTTGCCGCGGCGAGCAGCTGATCAATGTGGCTTTCGGCGGAACGCTGTACCAGGACCTGCCCAGCGAGTATGCCGACCGTTCGGTCAGCCACAGCCAGTCCCTGCCCTCGAGCAAGGCGACGCATGCGGTAGCCGTAGCCGAAGAGTCGCTCGTGCGACGGATTACCGGGTCGGATACGTTGTGGACGAACTCTTTCCATCATCAGGCCGTGCGCGATGTGGCGCCCGGATTCCGTGCGACGGCCTGCACGCGCGACGGAGTCGTCGAGGCGATCGAGCCGCTCGATCCGCGGATTCGCGTGCTCGGCGTACAGTTTCATCCCGAGGCTCATACTGCGGCGGGCGATACGACGATGCGGAAATTTTTCGTCCACTTGGTCCGGGAAGCCGCGCGCGAGATGTCCGGTTCCCCGGCCGGACGAAAGCGTTGA